In a single window of the Silvimonas iriomotensis genome:
- a CDS encoding cytochrome b, whose translation MKRTRYDGFHIALHWLIAALIVAAFGLALYIDGLPLSPLKFRLYSYHKWMGISVLILVAVRLLWRHAKGVPAPLPNQPRWQVVVANATHHSLYLLMFVLPLVGWAMSSAKGIPVVLFGVLPLPNWVPVDHDLGEILETAHKTLAWILAALVAMHAAAAIKHHVIDKDDTLRRMLPGKS comes from the coding sequence ATGAAACGCACGCGTTACGACGGCTTTCATATCGCCTTGCACTGGCTGATCGCCGCGCTGATCGTCGCCGCGTTCGGTCTGGCACTGTATATCGACGGTTTGCCGCTCTCGCCGCTGAAGTTCCGTTTGTATTCCTATCACAAGTGGATGGGGATTTCGGTGCTGATTCTGGTCGCTGTGCGGCTGCTCTGGCGCCACGCCAAAGGCGTGCCGGCCCCGCTGCCCAACCAGCCGCGCTGGCAGGTGGTCGTGGCCAACGCCACCCATCATTCGCTTTATCTGTTGATGTTTGTACTGCCGCTGGTGGGCTGGGCCATGAGTTCGGCCAAGGGCATTCCGGTCGTCCTGTTTGGTGTGCTGCCGTTACCCAACTGGGTGCCGGTTGACCACGATCTGGGCGAAATTCTGGAAACCGCACATAAAACCCTGGCCTGGATTCTGGCAGCGCTTGTGGCCATGCATGCCGCAGCCGCGATCAAGCACCATGTGATCGACAAGGACGATACCCTGCGCCGCATGCTGCCGGGCAAGTCCTGA
- a CDS encoding YceI family protein, whose translation MKKRFLTSVILAAGLGFASMSAMAAQTLVPAQSKIGFAFKQMNVPVEGSFKRFDANINFDPAKPEKTQATINVDLTSIDVGSADGNKTTQGKDWFNTGATPKATFVAASVKAVGAGKYEARGKLTIKGVSKDVVAQLTTKQDGANLDVEGSFPMMRLQYKIGDGEWADTGTVADEVTVKFKLVLAGKPN comes from the coding sequence ATGAAAAAACGTTTTCTGACCTCTGTGATCCTGGCCGCAGGCCTTGGTTTTGCCAGCATGTCGGCCATGGCCGCCCAGACCCTGGTTCCGGCCCAGAGCAAGATCGGCTTTGCCTTCAAGCAAATGAACGTGCCGGTAGAAGGCAGCTTCAAGCGCTTTGACGCCAACATCAATTTCGACCCGGCCAAGCCGGAAAAAACCCAGGCCACCATCAATGTCGATCTGACCAGCATTGATGTGGGCAGCGCCGACGGCAACAAGACCACTCAGGGCAAGGACTGGTTCAACACCGGCGCCACGCCCAAGGCCACGTTTGTCGCCGCCTCGGTCAAGGCCGTGGGCGCGGGCAAGTATGAAGCACGCGGCAAGCTGACCATCAAGGGCGTCAGCAAGGACGTTGTGGCCCAGCTGACCACCAAACAAGATGGCGCAAATCTGGATGTGGAAGGCAGCTTCCCCATGATGCGCCTGCAATACAAGATCGGTGATGGCGAATGGGCCGACACCGGCACCGTGGCTGATGAAGTCACCGTGAAGTTCAAGCTGGTTCTGGCGGGCAAGCCCAACTGA
- a CDS encoding YceI family protein, whose translation MKLKLAAIALACVASAAFAAPQTLELDSSHTQPYFEIGHFGYSNQMGRFEKATGTVVVDLEKKTGSLDVSIDTNSLSTGWAARDKHLKTADFFNVEKFPAMTFKSTDFKFDGDKLVAVNGNFTLLGVTKPLTLNISNFHCGDHPMMKKFWCGAEATATIKRSDFGMTTFVPAVSDEVKLTIPVEAGAK comes from the coding sequence ATGAAACTGAAACTTGCTGCCATCGCCCTGGCTTGCGTTGCTTCCGCCGCTTTTGCTGCCCCGCAAACCCTGGAACTGGATTCCTCCCACACCCAGCCGTACTTTGAAATTGGCCACTTTGGTTACTCCAACCAGATGGGTCGTTTCGAAAAAGCCACCGGTACCGTGGTGGTTGATCTGGAAAAGAAAACCGGCTCGCTGGATGTCTCTATCGACACCAACAGCCTGTCCACTGGCTGGGCTGCCCGTGACAAGCATCTGAAGACCGCTGATTTCTTCAATGTCGAGAAATTCCCGGCCATGACTTTCAAGTCCACCGATTTCAAGTTTGACGGTGACAAGCTGGTAGCCGTGAACGGCAACTTCACCCTGCTGGGCGTGACCAAGCCGCTGACCCTGAACATCAGCAACTTCCATTGCGGCGATCATCCGATGATGAAGAAGTTCTGGTGCGGCGCTGAAGCCACCGCCACCATCAAGCGCAGCGACTTTGGCATGACCACCTTTGTACCGGCCGTGTCCGACGAAGTGAAGCTGACCATTCCGGTTGAAGCTGGCGCAAAATAA
- a CDS encoding LysR family transcriptional regulator, producing the protein MLRLNLEALEILDAIARKGSFAAAAEEVHRVPSAVTYIIKKLEDEMGVQLFDRSGHRARLTPAGETLLEQGRHLLRAASDLEYRVKRVATGWEPELRIAIDTMVPFSIITPWIQAFDQCNSGTRLRFLHEALAGMWDALIDHRADLAIGVSLDTAHGSGFTTHDIGDVDFVFAVAPGHPLASVPDPLPADVIQQYRVIAVADSSRSLVPRTVNILQGQETLTVHDANTKLQAQLAGLGCGYLPRCIIRKELAAGRLVEKTPAGPQHIPRFHAAWRSNQPGRALAWWIERLRTDSRIADWLEGRLEC; encoded by the coding sequence ATGCTGCGTCTGAATCTGGAAGCCCTTGAAATCCTTGATGCCATTGCACGAAAGGGCAGTTTTGCCGCAGCGGCAGAAGAAGTGCATCGTGTGCCGTCGGCGGTCACCTATATCATCAAAAAACTTGAAGATGAGATGGGTGTGCAGTTGTTTGACCGTTCGGGCCACCGCGCCCGGCTGACGCCAGCAGGCGAGACCTTGCTGGAGCAAGGGCGCCATTTGCTGCGCGCCGCGTCTGATCTGGAATACCGCGTCAAACGGGTGGCGACCGGGTGGGAGCCAGAACTGCGCATTGCCATCGATACCATGGTGCCGTTCTCGATCATCACGCCGTGGATTCAGGCCTTTGACCAATGCAATTCTGGTACGCGCCTGCGGTTTTTGCATGAGGCGCTGGCCGGCATGTGGGATGCGCTGATTGATCACCGCGCCGACCTGGCCATTGGCGTATCGCTGGATACCGCGCATGGCAGTGGCTTTACCACGCATGATATTGGCGATGTTGATTTTGTTTTTGCCGTTGCCCCCGGCCACCCGCTGGCCAGCGTGCCGGATCCGCTGCCGGCGGATGTGATCCAGCAATACCGGGTGATTGCGGTGGCAGACAGTTCGCGGTCGCTGGTGCCACGGACCGTGAATATCCTGCAAGGGCAGGAGACGCTGACGGTGCATGATGCCAATACCAAATTGCAGGCCCAACTGGCGGGCCTGGGTTGCGGTTACCTGCCGCGCTGCATCATCCGCAAGGAACTGGCTGCGGGGCGGCTGGTAGAGAAAACCCCGGCCGGGCCACAACACATCCCGCGCTTTCATGCGGCCTGGCGCAGCAATCAGCCAGGCAGGGCGCTGGCCTGGTGGATTGAACGCCTGCGTACCGACAGCCGCATTGCAGACTGGCTGGAAGGCCGGCTGGAGTGCTGA
- a CDS encoding pirin family protein: MITLRKAQDRGHANHGWLDSWHSFSFAGYQDNNHVHFGPLRVINEDRVAAGQGFGSHPHRDMEIISYVLEGELEHKDNMGNGSIIKPGNVQRMSAGTGVVHSEYNPSAQNGVHFLQIWIIPNKAAPASYEEKTFPEEDKRGKLRLVASGTGENGSVTINQDAKLYIGLFDDAETTTLKINPERLVYVHVARGTVTVNGQKLQAGDAAKLRAESAVTLSEGTGAEVLVFDLPQLQ, encoded by the coding sequence ATGATCACGCTACGCAAAGCCCAAGACCGCGGCCACGCCAACCACGGCTGGCTGGATAGCTGGCACAGCTTCTCGTTTGCTGGCTACCAGGACAACAACCACGTGCACTTTGGCCCCTTGCGCGTCATCAACGAAGACCGCGTCGCCGCCGGCCAGGGCTTTGGCTCGCACCCGCACCGCGACATGGAAATCATCAGCTACGTGCTGGAAGGTGAGCTGGAGCACAAAGACAACATGGGCAACGGCTCCATCATCAAGCCGGGTAACGTGCAGCGCATGAGCGCCGGTACCGGCGTGGTGCATTCGGAATACAACCCGTCCGCTCAAAACGGCGTGCATTTTTTGCAGATCTGGATCATCCCGAACAAAGCCGCCCCCGCTTCTTACGAGGAAAAAACCTTCCCGGAAGAAGACAAGCGCGGCAAGCTGCGGCTTGTGGCCAGCGGCACGGGCGAGAACGGGTCGGTGACCATCAACCAGGACGCGAAGCTGTATATCGGCCTGTTTGACGACGCAGAAACCACCACGCTCAAGATCAACCCGGAACGACTGGTATACGTGCACGTCGCACGCGGCACCGTCACCGTGAACGGCCAGAAACTGCAAGCCGGCGACGCCGCCAAACTGCGCGCAGAAAGCGCCGTGACGCTCAGCGAAGGCACTGGGGCAGAAGTGCTGGTGTTTGATCTGCCGCAGCTGCAGTAA
- a CDS encoding bifunctional acetate--CoA ligase family protein/GNAT family N-acetyltransferase, translated as MKQHYLTPLFEPASIAVIGASVTEGAVGTTVFGNLIEGAYGGALYPVNLKHAEVQGHKAYKSIGKIGKPVDLVIITTPQRTLIDMVTESCRHGVKGIVIMSCDFVGTADKSRDLLDKILVICRQYNVRLLGPTVFGQARPVSKLNSGNYAGTIKPGSMALVSQSSSVASAILDWAESQDVGFSSVISLGSAVDMDVGETLDYLVSDPKTRSILLYVEDVSDARTFMSALRAAARTKPVMVLKVGRYDGGEKLGRTHSERLIGSDEVFDNALRRAGVLRLRSINQLFIAARVLPRNYRTRGRRLAVITNGIGAGMMAVDRAGDLHIPLPRLTPATITRLDGFLPAQSSHDNPIDILGNASAARFHSATEAALEDENIDGVLVVFTPQMGTDHMATAEAMVALAKTTDKPLLLAWIGGKKVQASRKLLARHNMAFFSTPEHAVEVFWSLASWQYSQQLLLQTPGPLGEWDAPDMESARMIVDAALNNGRQMLDELESKALLRAFHIPVTTTVRAASAEAAVTAAMGVGLPVVLKLDVEGLTHKTDFDGVALNLTTLMAVSTEATRMLARARERFGERVRGLTVQPMISRKNGRELMVGATHDPAFGPVISFGAGGVGVEVFNDVAVALPPLNDYLVDNLIRRTRVKNMLGEFRNRPPADVESIKDILLRISEMLCEFPQVQQLDINPLIADENGAIALDARILLAQVPADARRYSHMAIHPYPSHLVQVTQLKNGMPMTIRPIRPEDAEMIVRFVDGLSEETRYNRYMSTLKALSQIQLVRFTQIDYAREMALVATVQGSAGEMIVAVARFVVNVDNDSCEFAIVIDDEWQGKGLGGRLMEALFNAARDMRLSTVEGEVLSSNTNMLAFMRRLGFVIHKHPEDDGLKWVVRVL; from the coding sequence ATGAAACAACATTACCTCACGCCGCTGTTTGAACCTGCCTCGATTGCCGTCATCGGCGCCTCAGTGACTGAAGGCGCAGTCGGCACGACCGTGTTCGGCAATCTGATCGAAGGCGCGTATGGCGGCGCGTTGTACCCGGTCAACCTCAAGCATGCCGAGGTCCAGGGCCACAAGGCGTACAAGAGCATCGGCAAGATCGGCAAGCCGGTTGACCTGGTCATCATCACCACGCCGCAGCGCACGCTGATCGACATGGTGACAGAGAGCTGCCGCCACGGCGTCAAAGGCATTGTCATCATGTCGTGCGACTTTGTCGGCACGGCAGACAAATCACGCGATCTGCTCGACAAGATCCTGGTGATCTGCCGCCAGTACAACGTGCGCCTGCTGGGCCCGACGGTGTTTGGCCAGGCGCGGCCGGTCAGCAAACTCAACAGCGGCAATTATGCCGGCACCATCAAGCCGGGCAGCATGGCGCTGGTGTCGCAGTCATCTTCTGTGGCGTCGGCCATTCTGGACTGGGCCGAGTCGCAGGATGTCGGGTTCTCGTCGGTGATCTCGCTGGGTTCTGCGGTCGATATGGATGTCGGCGAGACGCTCGATTACCTCGTCTCTGACCCCAAAACCCGCAGCATTTTGCTGTACGTTGAAGACGTCAGCGACGCCCGCACGTTCATGTCCGCATTGCGCGCCGCCGCGCGGACCAAGCCCGTGATGGTGCTCAAAGTGGGGCGTTATGACGGTGGCGAGAAACTGGGCCGCACCCATTCGGAGCGCCTGATCGGCAGCGACGAAGTGTTCGACAACGCCCTGCGTCGCGCCGGTGTGCTGCGTTTGCGCTCCATCAACCAGCTGTTCATTGCCGCGCGCGTGTTGCCGCGCAACTACCGCACGCGTGGCCGCCGGCTGGCGGTGATTACCAACGGCATTGGCGCCGGCATGATGGCGGTCGATCGGGCGGGGGACTTGCATATTCCGCTGCCGCGCCTGACGCCGGCCACCATTACCCGGCTGGATGGCTTTTTGCCGGCGCAATCCAGCCACGATAACCCGATCGACATTCTGGGCAATGCCTCCGCCGCGCGCTTTCATTCGGCCACCGAGGCTGCGCTGGAAGACGAAAACATCGACGGCGTGCTGGTGGTATTCACCCCGCAAATGGGCACCGACCATATGGCCACGGCCGAAGCCATGGTCGCGCTGGCCAAAACCACAGACAAACCGTTGCTGCTGGCCTGGATTGGCGGCAAGAAGGTGCAAGCCAGCCGCAAATTGCTGGCCAGACACAATATGGCGTTCTTCAGCACGCCGGAGCACGCGGTAGAAGTGTTCTGGTCGCTGGCGTCCTGGCAATACAGCCAGCAACTGCTGCTGCAAACCCCTGGTCCGCTGGGCGAATGGGACGCGCCGGATATGGAATCGGCCCGCATGATTGTCGATGCCGCGCTCAACAACGGCCGGCAGATGCTCGATGAACTGGAATCCAAAGCGCTGCTGCGGGCGTTTCATATTCCGGTCACCACTACCGTGCGCGCCGCCTCGGCCGAAGCCGCCGTCACTGCCGCCATGGGCGTGGGCTTGCCGGTGGTGCTCAAACTGGATGTAGAAGGCCTCACCCACAAGACCGACTTTGACGGCGTGGCGCTGAACCTGACCACCTTGATGGCAGTCTCGACCGAGGCCACCCGCATGCTGGCCCGCGCGCGTGAACGGTTTGGCGAGCGGGTGCGCGGCCTCACCGTGCAACCCATGATCAGCCGCAAGAACGGCCGGGAACTGATGGTTGGCGCCACGCACGACCCGGCGTTCGGCCCCGTGATCAGCTTTGGCGCCGGCGGTGTGGGCGTGGAAGTATTCAACGACGTCGCCGTGGCATTGCCGCCGCTGAACGATTACCTGGTCGACAACCTGATCCGCCGCACCCGCGTGAAAAACATGCTGGGCGAGTTCCGCAACCGCCCGCCGGCGGATGTAGAAAGCATCAAGGATATCCTGCTGCGCATATCAGAAATGCTGTGCGAGTTCCCGCAGGTGCAGCAGCTGGATATCAACCCGCTGATTGCCGATGAAAACGGCGCCATCGCGCTGGACGCCCGTATCCTGCTGGCCCAGGTGCCGGCTGATGCGCGCCGCTACAGCCACATGGCCATCCACCCGTACCCGTCGCATCTGGTGCAGGTCACGCAGCTCAAGAACGGCATGCCCATGACCATCCGCCCGATCCGCCCGGAAGACGCGGAAATGATCGTGCGCTTTGTCGATGGCCTGTCGGAAGAGACGCGCTACAACCGCTACATGAGCACGCTCAAGGCGCTCTCGCAGATCCAGCTGGTGCGCTTTACGCAGATTGATTACGCCCGCGAAATGGCACTGGTCGCCACGGTGCAGGGCAGCGCGGGCGAGATGATCGTCGCTGTCGCGCGTTTTGTGGTGAACGTGGATAACGACAGTTGCGAGTTTGCCATCGTGATTGATGATGAATGGCAGGGTAAAGGGCTGGGTGGCCGGTTGATGGAGGCGCTGTTCAACGCCGCGCGGGATATGCGCTTGTCGACGGTGGAGGGTGAGGTGCTGAGCAGTAATACCAATATGCTGGCGTTTATGCGGCGGTTGGGGTTTGTGATTCACAAGCATCCGGAGGATGACGGGTTGAAGTGGGTGGTGAGGGTGTTGTGA
- the ppa gene encoding inorganic diphosphatase, whose product MDISKIPVGKDVPNDFNVIIEIPANAAPIKYEHDKESGAVFVDRFMGTCMFYPMNYGYIPHTLAEDGDPVDALVYTPFPLIPASVVRCRAIGMLKMEDESGIDAKLVVVPVDKLCQMTKGIQKLEDLPALLLEQIKHFFEHYKDLEPGKWVKVQGWGSKEDAHAEIVAGIKRNEG is encoded by the coding sequence ATGGATATCAGCAAGATCCCCGTCGGCAAGGACGTGCCGAACGATTTCAACGTCATCATCGAAATCCCGGCCAATGCAGCGCCGATCAAATACGAGCACGACAAGGAATCGGGCGCCGTATTTGTTGACCGTTTCATGGGCACCTGCATGTTCTACCCGATGAACTACGGCTACATTCCGCACACGCTGGCTGAAGATGGTGATCCGGTTGACGCGCTGGTGTACACCCCGTTCCCGCTGATCCCGGCCTCTGTCGTCCGTTGCCGCGCCATCGGCATGCTCAAGATGGAAGACGAATCCGGTATTGATGCCAAGCTGGTTGTGGTGCCGGTCGACAAGCTCTGTCAGATGACCAAGGGCATCCAGAAGCTGGAAGACCTGCCGGCGCTGCTGCTGGAACAGATCAAGCACTTCTTCGAGCACTACAAGGATCTGGAGCCGGGCAAGTGGGTCAAGGTGCAAGGCTGGGGCAGCAAGGAAGATGCCCACGCCGAGATCGTGGCCGGTATCAAGCGTAACGAAGGCTGA
- a CDS encoding DsbA family oxidoreductase — translation MTSRLKIDFVSDVSCPWCAIGLNALERALGQIGPDIEADLHFQPFELNPQMVPEGQDINEHLAQKYGSTPEQSARNREDIRARGEDVGFEFNMDKRGRIYNTFDAHRLLHWAGEQGKQRELKHALFKAYFTDGLSPGDHEVLLRVAADVGLDIERARQILASDEFAGDVRQAELFYQQNGIHAVPAVIINDRHLIQGGQPVEVFEQALRQIAAGA, via the coding sequence ATGACTTCCAGACTGAAAATCGATTTTGTTTCCGACGTTTCCTGCCCGTGGTGCGCCATCGGGCTGAATGCGCTGGAACGCGCGCTGGGCCAGATCGGGCCGGACATTGAGGCCGACCTGCATTTCCAGCCGTTTGAACTGAACCCGCAAATGGTGCCGGAAGGCCAAGACATCAACGAGCACCTGGCGCAGAAATACGGCTCTACGCCCGAGCAATCTGCCCGCAACCGCGAAGACATCCGCGCACGCGGCGAGGATGTCGGTTTTGAGTTCAACATGGACAAGCGCGGCCGCATCTACAACACGTTTGATGCGCACCGCCTGCTGCATTGGGCGGGCGAACAAGGCAAGCAGCGCGAACTCAAGCACGCGCTGTTCAAGGCGTATTTCACCGATGGCCTGAGCCCGGGCGACCATGAAGTGCTGTTGCGGGTTGCGGCCGACGTGGGCCTGGATATTGAGCGGGCGCGCCAGATTCTGGCGTCAGACGAATTTGCCGGCGATGTGCGCCAGGCCGAGTTGTTCTACCAGCAAAACGGCATTCACGCCGTGCCGGCCGTGATCATCAATGATCGCCACCTGATCCAGGGCGGCCAGCCGGTTGAAGTGTTTGAACAAGCCTTGCGCCAGATTGCCGCAGGCGCTTGA
- a CDS encoding flavin reductase family protein yields the protein MSADVHFYEPKDGHGLAHDPFNAIVGPRPIGWISSRAANGTLNLAPYSFFNAFNYTPPIIGFSSVGAKDTLRNIEETGEFCWNLATRELAVPMNQSCAAVPPEINEFELAGLTAVPSRQVQVPRVGESPVSFECRMSQIIRLQSAAGEPTNSWLVLGEVVGVYIARHLLHDGVYDTAAARPILRGGGPADYFEIRPEMLFQMYRPGQEPR from the coding sequence ATGAGCGCTGACGTCCACTTCTACGAGCCCAAAGACGGCCACGGCCTGGCGCACGATCCCTTCAATGCCATTGTCGGCCCGCGTCCGATCGGCTGGATTTCATCGCGCGCGGCCAATGGCACGCTCAACCTGGCGCCCTACAGTTTTTTCAACGCGTTCAACTACACCCCGCCCATCATCGGTTTTTCCAGCGTCGGCGCCAAAGACACGCTGCGCAATATTGAAGAAACGGGCGAGTTTTGCTGGAACCTGGCCACCCGGGAACTGGCGGTGCCCATGAACCAGAGTTGCGCCGCCGTGCCGCCAGAGATCAACGAATTTGAACTGGCCGGCCTGACCGCCGTGCCCTCAAGACAAGTACAAGTGCCGCGCGTGGGCGAGAGCCCGGTGTCGTTTGAATGCCGCATGAGCCAGATCATCCGGCTGCAATCCGCTGCAGGAGAGCCCACCAATAGCTGGCTGGTGCTGGGGGAAGTGGTGGGCGTGTACATTGCCCGGCATTTGCTGCACGACGGCGTATATGACACGGCCGCTGCCCGGCCCATTCTGCGCGGGGGCGGGCCGGCGGATTATTTCGAGATCCGGCCAGAGATGTTGTTCCAGATGTACCGGCCAGGGCAGGAGCCGCGCTGA
- a CDS encoding EAL domain-containing protein, with protein sequence MHKRLAFSVIVLIAVIAVVGPIFAALSLARSRGLESQQAQALQLANNVLVRADSVAKQFFDMHDALIKAQADNPCSEANIDLMRQLAFSSSYLRAVGFVAGNSLVCSSLGIAGNGLAIGEPDITTPRGVSIRKAVRLPIAAGFDVRISEKDGYAAIMARDVALDIDTHTTGMLKGVFYLGSTELVTSSGAINPAWLERLGSAPSASFLDGDYVVGMRRSSHYNLVAVVATPVVYLTRNVRKLALVMVPLGAVTALLLITVLVWIARHQTTIQTMIRTALKRHEFHLVYQPVVDLRTGRWVGAEALIRWRRINGEMIPPDVFIPQAERAGLITQITERVLELVAYDINHHFKAFKDFHIAINLSAADFGSDRIVGQLYHLLRTTGLAPGQLIIEATERGLINAEESRRMIKDIRSLDIGVAIDDFGTGYSSLSYLTTLELDYLKIDKSFTDTIGKDAAASHVPAHIIAMARSLKLQCVAEGVETAEQAEFLRTHGVRLAQGWLFSRAIPPAELAQKLRSMKSVIRKMEDLV encoded by the coding sequence TTGCATAAGCGTCTGGCTTTCAGCGTGATTGTGCTGATCGCCGTCATCGCCGTGGTCGGCCCGATTTTTGCCGCGCTCAGTCTTGCGCGTTCGCGCGGGCTGGAGTCGCAACAGGCACAAGCCCTGCAACTGGCCAACAATGTGCTGGTTCGCGCCGATAGCGTGGCAAAGCAGTTTTTTGACATGCACGATGCGCTGATCAAAGCGCAGGCCGACAATCCCTGCTCTGAAGCCAATATCGACCTGATGCGCCAGCTGGCTTTCAGCTCCAGCTATCTGCGCGCGGTGGGCTTTGTGGCGGGTAACAGTCTGGTGTGTTCGTCGCTGGGCATTGCCGGCAACGGTCTGGCCATTGGCGAGCCGGATATCACCACGCCAAGAGGGGTGTCGATCCGCAAAGCCGTGCGCTTGCCGATCGCTGCCGGCTTTGACGTGCGCATTTCCGAAAAAGACGGTTATGCCGCCATCATGGCGCGGGATGTCGCGCTGGATATCGACACTCACACTACCGGCATGCTCAAAGGCGTTTTTTATCTGGGCAGTACCGAACTCGTGACCTCCAGCGGTGCGATCAACCCGGCCTGGCTGGAACGCCTGGGCAGCGCCCCGAGCGCCTCGTTTCTGGATGGCGATTACGTCGTGGGTATGCGCCGCTCATCGCATTACAACCTTGTCGCCGTGGTCGCCACGCCCGTGGTGTACCTGACCCGGAACGTGCGCAAACTGGCGCTGGTCATGGTGCCGCTGGGCGCGGTCACCGCGTTGTTGCTGATTACCGTGCTGGTCTGGATTGCCCGCCACCAGACCACCATACAGACCATGATCCGCACGGCGCTCAAGCGGCATGAGTTTCATCTGGTGTACCAACCCGTGGTGGACTTGCGCACCGGCCGCTGGGTGGGCGCAGAGGCGCTGATCCGCTGGCGCCGCATCAATGGCGAGATGATCCCGCCGGATGTGTTCATCCCGCAGGCCGAACGCGCCGGGCTGATTACCCAGATTACCGAGCGCGTGCTGGAGCTGGTGGCCTACGACATCAACCACCACTTCAAGGCCTTCAAGGATTTCCATATCGCCATCAACCTGTCTGCCGCTGACTTTGGCAGCGACCGGATTGTCGGCCAGTTGTACCACTTGCTGCGCACCACCGGGCTGGCGCCGGGGCAGCTGATTATTGAAGCCACCGAACGCGGCCTGATCAACGCGGAAGAATCCCGCCGCATGATCAAGGATATCCGTTCGCTGGATATCGGCGTGGCGATTGATGATTTCGGGACCGGTTACTCCAGCTTGTCTTACCTGACCACGCTGGAACTGGATTACCTCAAGATCGACAAATCGTTCACCGACACGATCGGCAAGGATGCCGCGGCCAGCCACGTGCCGGCGCACATCATTGCCATGGCGCGCTCGCTCAAGCTGCAATGCGTGGCAGAAGGCGTCGAGACTGCGGAGCAAGCCGAATTCCTGCGCACCCATGGCGTGCGGCTGGCGCAGGGCTGGCTGTTCTCCCGCGCGATCCCGCCGGCAGAGCTGGCGCAGAAACTGCGCTCGATGAAATCCGTGATCCGCAAGATGGAAGACCTGGTCTGA
- a CDS encoding substrate-binding periplasmic protein, with product MPVRVLLLLAMLAALCTVPARAGQRIVVGAEDDWYPYSGKVNGDAHGMAEDIIQAAFSAVGVDVKFVSLPYARCIHMVRTGELAACFDTARTRENEADFLWPAHPMFSSKALIYARADSQEHDLGPAALHGKRVAVTNGYEYGSDFDGDITVIREVTNQTIYSFRMLELGRVQYVLAFEKVANYLLSANQREFEGKFRVVGLSAQNDLYCVFSRKFPGAEAALDNFNRGFEMIQANGTYRTILTTWR from the coding sequence ATGCCCGTCCGGGTTTTGCTGTTGCTGGCCATGCTGGCTGCGCTGTGCACCGTGCCGGCGCGGGCAGGGCAGCGCATTGTGGTCGGCGCGGAAGATGACTGGTACCCGTATTCGGGCAAGGTCAATGGCGATGCGCATGGCATGGCAGAAGACATCATCCAGGCAGCGTTCAGCGCTGTGGGCGTGGACGTGAAGTTTGTCTCTTTGCCCTATGCCCGCTGTATTCATATGGTGCGCACGGGCGAGCTGGCGGCCTGTTTTGATACGGCCCGCACGCGGGAAAACGAGGCCGACTTTCTGTGGCCAGCCCATCCCATGTTCAGCAGCAAGGCGCTGATCTACGCCCGGGCGGATTCGCAAGAACATGATCTGGGCCCGGCGGCCCTGCATGGCAAGCGCGTGGCCGTGACCAACGGTTATGAGTACGGCAGCGACTTTGACGGCGACATCACCGTGATCCGCGAAGTCACCAACCAGACCATCTACAGTTTTCGCATGCTGGAGCTGGGGCGCGTGCAATACGTGCTGGCCTTTGAGAAAGTGGCCAATTACCTGCTCAGCGCCAACCAGCGTGAGTTTGAAGGCAAGTTCAGGGTGGTCGGGCTGAGCGCGCAAAATGATCTGTACTGCGTGTTTTCGCGCAAGTTTCCGGGTGCCGAGGCGGCGCTGGACAACTTTAACCGGGGCTTTGAGATGATCCAGGCCAACGGCACTTACCGCACCATCCTGACCACCTGGCGCTAG
- a CDS encoding DUF3597 domain-containing protein yields the protein MGIFSDLVGKLFGKAQPQEQSPAPVETAPAADVAPAVVPAVAPAMVVDVAAVLDRLVAESGQTLNWRVSIVDMMKALGLDSSLAHRKQLAQELGFTGDTADSASMNIWLHKAVLRALTVNGGKLPPELS from the coding sequence ATGGGTATTTTCAGTGATCTTGTCGGCAAACTGTTCGGCAAAGCCCAACCGCAAGAGCAATCCCCCGCACCGGTAGAAACTGCCCCGGCTGCAGACGTAGCACCGGCCGTCGTGCCGGCAGTGGCACCGGCCATGGTGGTGGATGTCGCCGCTGTGCTGGATCGCCTTGTGGCCGAAAGCGGCCAGACGCTGAACTGGCGCGTGTCGATTGTCGACATGATGAAAGCGCTGGGTCTGGACAGCAGCCTGGCGCATCGCAAACAACTGGCGCAGGAACTGGGCTTTACCGGCGACACGGCAGACTCTGCCAGCATGAACATCTGGCTGCACAAAGCCGTGCTGCGTGCGCTGACGGTCAATGGCGGCAAACTGCCGCCGGAACTGTCCTGA